Sequence from the Agarivorans sp. Alg241-V36 genome:
TGCTGCAAAAGTAAGTGCAAAAGTTCAACAGACCCTAGTTAAAAGGGTCACTGTATTTTTCGTCGGCCAGCATGTCGTGGTCAGTGAGAGTATTCAAAAAGGCGATGAGCGCTTGCTTTTCTTCTTCATTAAAATTGAATTGGAAAGCTTGGCCATTAGAGTCTAAAAGTGGTGCTTGTAAATTTTGGTGTAGCTGAATACCGCTGCTGTAATGCTCTATCACTTCCTCTAAGCTGGCAAAACGCCCGTCGTGCATATAGGGCGGGCGAATGGCAATATTACGCAGCGAGGGCGCTTTAAACTTTCCGGTGTCGTTGGCATTGCCGGTTGTCTCAGAAATACCTAAATCATCGGTAGATAGCGCATCTAGCCCGTTTACTGTGGCGGTGGTTCTAACTACCGGACCATTAGGTATTGGGCCTACAAATGCCTCGCTAACATGGCAGCCTGCACAATTGGCTTGGTCGCCATTCTCATTTTCTCTGGGCAAGAGGAAGAGGTCTTTCCCAAGGTTTTCTTGAGCAGTAAAGCCCGGAAAATCAGGGCGTGGAGAAAGCACTTCGCTTCTGGCTATATCGTATTTAGCGGTGGTGCTTACCATGCTTCTTATAAACTGCGCTAAGGCTTTGGCGATGCGGTCACTGGAAATACTCTCATCACCAAAGGCATCGTTAAATAGAGCAGGGTAGTATGTTTGGTTTGAAACAATTTCTTCTAGTTCGGCGAGAATAAGCCCCATTTCTACAGGATCCTGAAAGGGCATAAGCACCTGATCTTCAAGTGTTGCTGCGCGTTCATCCCAGAAAAAGGCACCACTAAAATAAAAGCGCGCGTTAACAATACTCATTGAATGACGGCGAGTTAGTTCGCCATCAAAACCAATGCTTTGTACCCGCGGATCTGAGAAGCCATGTTCTGCCAAATGGCAAGATGCGCAAGCAGTAGTGCCATTGGCGCTAAGTTTTTTATCATAAAAAAGTACCCGGCCTAAGGTAGCACCCGCATCGGTGATGGGATTGTCTACCGGTGTATTATCAAGCTCGATGGCAGCATGTTGAAACTGAGATTGCGCCGGAAAGTTGTTTTCAGTGTAGTGAGTAGGCAGGGCAATGTTGGCGTAGTTAAAATGCTCTTCAGGTAGGTTTAACTCGGTTTCTGGCTCGGTGATGGGTAAGTCAATTTCTGGAATATCTCCGCTAGAGCTCGTTTCATCGCTGCCGCCGCCACAGGCACTGAGTAAAAGCACCAACCCAAGTTGAATAGCAAACTGTTTGTTCATCACTGAATTACACCTTAAAAAATCCTTTTTTTTAAACTACCAGCTGCAGTGTAAAGATGTGTAAACCTGCTCAATCTCTGGCGATAGTGTGAAGTATTTCTAGCATTTGCCGTGCTAAAGCACTTTACCAGGAGACACGCCGATAACCCGTTTAAAAGCGCGGGAGAATGCTGCTTCTGAGTTGTAACCGAGCTCTTCGGCTAACTCTATAAGCGGGATGCGCTGCTGTTGTAAGCGCTGGTGGGCCAGGTTCATTCGCCATTGGGTTAAATAGTTTTTCACACTGTTGCCAATAAGTTGGCTAAAGCGTGCCGAAAAGCCAGAGCGTGACATGCCGCATTCTTGGGCGAGGCTGCTGACCGTCCAGTTTCTCTCTGGTTGATGATGAATAGCACGCAGGGCAATGCCAATGTGTTTATCGCGCAGCGCACCTAACCATCCTTCGCTAGCTTGTGGTGCTTGCTCTAGCCAATGGCGGATTAGCTGTATCACTAGAATATCGGCCAAGTGGGTAATAATGGTTTCTCCGCCTGGTTTTAGCTGCTGCGCTTCGGCAGAGATTAATCCAAGGGTACTGGTAAGCCAGTGCGGATGAGCTAACTCATCTTGCTGCAAACTCAATACTGCAGGCAATTGCTGGATCAGTTGTTGTGCTGCCAGTTGGTCGAAGCCCAGCACGCCGCAGGTAACCTCTGTTAGTTCATCGCCGTTATTTATCTCTAGGGTTTCGTAGCGCTCGCTTAAGCGTTTGAGGCCAGATTCAAACAAGGGAATGGGTGTGAGTTGTGGATCGCTAGTTAAGGTATGACCAAGTGCATGCGGAATTAATACTAGAGTGCCTTGGCTAAGCAAGCGCGGAGCTTGCTGTTCAATACACAGCCAGCATTGGCCAGTTGTTACGATGTGAAACATCATTTTTCCGGGGAGTACTGGCATTGATACAGACCAAGCGCCTCGCAGGGTCGAGCGGCAATACAAACCTCCATCTACCCGTAGTTGATGCAAAGCTTCGCCTAAAGGGTCATTGGCGGTGGGGAAGGTGCTTGGATCGAGTGACATCTTTATTCTGGCCTAGGTTTTTTGGACGAATTATCAAAAATTGTAGCTATATAAGCATTAAAAATCCACCTGAGCTGTTTGATACTGAATAGGTGCACAACACCAAAAACTTTAATAACTATTCAGGAGCAACCCATGACAGCAACAACCTTAATTATTGGCGCTAAAGGCAAAACCGGTCGCCGCGTAGAGGCTTTATTACAGGCCAATGGTCACGTTACTCGAGGCGTTTCACGCTCAAGTTCACCAGCCTTTGATTGGCTAAAATCAGATACATGGCTAGAGGCCATGCAGGGCTGTGATTCAGCCTATGTGACTTATCAGCCAGATCTGGCGGTTCCAGCCGCAAAACAACACATTGCTCAGTTTATCCAAAAAGCCAAGCAGGCCGGCATTAAGCACTTAGTATTGCTATCTGGCCGCGGCGAGCAGGGGGCAGAGCTTGCCGAGCAACAGTTAATCAATAGTGGCCTCACTTGGAATGTGGTTCGCGCCAGCTGGTTTTCGCAAAACTTTAGTGAAGGCTTTTTAATTGAGTCGGTGATTGCCGGACAAGTCGCTTTACCAGCCGGTGATGTATTAGAGCCCTTTGTTGATGTAGACGATATTGCCGAAGTGGCTTTTGCTTGTTTAACCAATCCCGCCTTGGCCAATAAGTTATTTGAAGTAACCGGGCCTGAACTACTGAGTTTGCGAGAGTGTGTGAATCAAATCGCCCAGCTAAGAAATACCCCAATAGAATTTATTGATATTAGCGTCCCACAGTTTGTTGAGGCGCTTGAGCAGCAAGGTCTGCCAGCGGATATGCAATGGTTAATGAACGAATTGTTTGGCGTAGTGATGGACGGTCGAAATAGCCATTTGTGTGAAGGAGTAGAGCAAGCCTTGGGGCGTAAACCTAAAGCGTTTTCTGCCTATGCAGCAGCTGCTCAAGCAGCCGGGGCTTGGCAGGCTTAGTACAAATCAGCTTCCCAATTAAAAAGCGAATGCAGGGCATTCGCTTTTTCTGCTCTCAGGGCCGTTTAATTCGCTGGGAAGTTGCTCTGCTAAGAAAAATGAGAGGCAGTTCATAATCTTACTTACTGATAACTGGGTCACTAGCTATGCTACAACTAAGCTAGAACTATGAAAAACTATCTCATTAAATTTAGGGCCTTTTTACTGTTTGTTTGCCCAGCTATGTTTGCTTTTGCGCTGCCATTTGTAACACCATTTTCCCAAACTGGTGACTTTTATGGGCAACTTAGCCAAGCGCAGGCTTACAACATTTTGCTCAATCAACAGGGTGAACTGAATGATTACCAAGGCAAATACACCTATTTGTTTTTAGGCTTTCAGGGTTGTAGTCAGGCTTGCCCTCGCCAACTCCTCAATTTAGCTGCCTTAGCCGATGACGCGGCATTGCAGGCTGCCCAGTTTTTGTATATTGATTTAGTGATATCCGACCCTCAACAGGCCTTTAACTCTGCGGTGCTAAACAAAGTTGAGTTTCGTCAGGTTGCTGATTTTCAGCAATCCATCGAGGTATCACAACGCTTTCCGGGTTATGTCTCAACCAGTTTTGATCAGCAAGTTGTTGACCACTCAGCCTACTTGTATCTGCTTAATCCACGAGGTGAAGTGAGTTTGGTATATACCCAACAAAACCTCGATATAAGTCAGGTAGTTACCGATTTTAAGTTATTGCAACAAGGTGATTTATTATGATTTCTAACTCCGCACAGCTAGCCGATAAACAGGTGCTGTATATTTTGTTAGCGCATTTACCCGTAGTAGGGCTACTGGTACCCATTGGTTACGCAAGCCATTCTTTTGCGCTAACTATGTCGGTGCTTATCTCCATTGTAGCCTTGCTTAACTATACGTATATGCGAGGCACTCGACTGTCTTCTTGCATTAACGCCATGCTGCTGATGGTGTATTCCATGGTAATGATTCAGGCCCAGTTAGGCCGATTGGAAATGCATTTCCATATCTTTGCGGCTTTGGCATTTGTATTGATCTACAAAGATTGGTTACCAGTGGTGGCTGCAGCCGGTTTAATTGCAGTGCATCATTTGGTGTTTACTGCCTTGCAGCTAAACGATGGGAGCATAGGGAATATACCGGTGATTTTGTATAGCACCGGTTGTTCTTGGGGAACGGCGTTTGTGCATGCAGCCTTTGTGGTAGTAGAAAGCGGAGTACTTATTTTTTACGCGATAAACATGGCCAAGGATACGAAGGTGTCGAATTCGGTTATTTTGGCAGTAGATAAGCTGGCCGAAAACAAAGATCTTACCGCCACTATTACCAGTAATACCGAGCACCCCACGGTGATTGCCTTTAATACCTTAATCACCGAGTTCAATGAGCTGTTTAGCGACTTAAAGCAATCTATTGTGGATGTGAATGGTTTAGTGAGCGGGCTAAACCAGCAGAGTAGCGAAACCAAAGAAATCGTTATGCAGCAAATGCAGCAAAGTGACTCTGTTGCTAGCGCTTCTGTGCAGTTATCTCAATCAGCGCGAAATGTGTCTGATAATGCCAGCAATGCGGCAAATGCGGCGGAGTCAGTGGAAGCGCAAATTCAATCGGGCTCGCAAGATGTAGATGAATCGGTAGCCGCCACCCAAACTTTAAATAGCTTACTTAGTGATTCGGAAGTTTATACCAGCCAACTTAACGACAATGTACAGGGCATTAACGCGGTTATCGAAGTGATTAAAGCGATATCGGAACAAACCAATTTGTTGGCCTTAAACGCCGCAATTGAAGCCGCCCGCGCTGGCGAATTAGGCCGGGGCTTTGCGGTAGTGGCCGATGAAGTACGAGCATTAGCAGCAAGAACCCAGCAATCGACCGGAGAGGTCAATCAAATCATCGATACTTTGCAAACTAACGCCTCGCAGGTGGTTGATTCGATGCAAAAAGGGCTGGTGTATTCCGACGAATCTAAAGTCAAAATTGAATCGGGCGGCAGTACCCTTTCTCAGATAAATCAGAGCGTAAGTGATATGCGCGATGTGAATACCCAAATTGCCGACAGCACCACCGAACAAACCGATGCTTGTAATCAGATAGAACAAAGTATTAATGAGATAAGAGATAAAAATACCGTGTTAATTGAGCAAAGCCAGTTGCTTGCCGATACTGCTGAAGAAGTGGCTAATACTATGCTTTCGCTAGAACAGCGGGTCGCTTTATATCAAACTCAGGGTTGATTGCTAGGCAGCAGGCTAAGTTTAGCCTGCTGCCTTAATTGCTGTAGTTATTCAGTCAGCGGTATTAACTGCGCTTGCTGCTGTTTTGGAATACTGTTTAGCATTGCAATAGTGAGTGATTCTTTGCTTTCTTGTTTGTTTTCGCTGAGTTCTGCAGTGGCTTTTTCTGGCAGCTTGTACATAGCACCCGTGGCTGGGTCTACGATTAACATACCAATTAAGCCGCCAAACAAAATGTTACCAAAGTACCAACCATCTACACTGCTTTTAAGCTCGATGATTTGCTCTTCATAGCCTTCTTTATTAAATACTAATTGGTAGGTTTCGCCTTTAAAATAACCAGCAGATGCATTTAGGGTAAGGGTTTCTGGCGTTTGTCCGTTCTGAACGGTTACACCTGCTCTGTTCTTGATATAGAAGCTGGCTTGGCTGGGAGTAGAATCAATGGCTACCAAATATTTACTATCACTAACGATGCTCGAGCAACCTGAGGCCAACAGGATAGAAAGGGCTATAACACTTTTCTTAAACATGGATATTCTTCGTCCTTGATGTTTGACGCTAATACCGAGCAACATAAAGTAAACCAAATGGAGTGAACTTAGTTGCTGCTAGGTTTGGGGAAATAGAGAAAAATTGGTTCAACGATCCCTTGCAGTTGGCCAATTTGATGTTGGGGTGAGGATTCTAGGGCTTTTATGTTATAAAGCTAAGTAAGTTTGCACTACATCCTATAAATGTGAGCTGAGCCCCTGCTAATGTTTGTGACAATAAGTTGATGTAAAGAAAAGGGAAAAGCTATGTATCAAGGAAGTTGTTTATGCGGTGCAATCAAAGTAGAAATATGTGGCGGAATAGATGCCATTATTCACTGCCATTGCTCTCTATGCAGAAAAAATAGCGGTACTGCTTTTGCGACAAATGGCTTTGTAAATAGCAATGATTTTACTGTACGCGAAGGGCTTAATAGCTTTGGTCACTATCAAACTTCGCCTGGCAAGCAACGACATTTTTGTAAGGTATGTGCTTCGCCAATTTACAGCTCTAATGATGCCGACCCTAGCCGCATTCGTATCCGTTTAGGTATCTTAGATACGCCAATTAAAGAGCGGCCAATAGCGCATAACTTCGTTAGTTCTAAAGCCAACTGGGAAGACCTAGACGCAGATATACCGCGCAATAATGCTTACGAGAGTTCGCGCAGCAATTAGCTTGCTCAGTATTACTCAAAGGCCATACATCAAGGAGAAGATAGTTAATGACCGGGAAAAGTCTCGCTAAATATGAACAAGAATTAAAGTGGATTGCTTTAGTGCTTGGGATTGTTAGCACGGTAGCAGCAGTACAAGATTGGTACCCACTGACCATTTTTGTCAGCCTGCCATTTTGCTTGATTTGGATTTATTGTGCGTGGCTTCATACTGAGCGACAGCTTAAGTACATCAACATCATCTTTTCGATACTATATATTTACGGAATCATTCGTTATTTCCTAGTTGGTTAATGCCCTTAATCGTTAAGCTAAAGGGCTAGCAATAATACCCTCAACATAGCCCAAAAAACCTAGAGTACACATGGACGTTAAACCTTATATTGATTATTTCGACGAGATCGCCCACTTGGATCGAGAGCAGCAATTTACCCTGTTAGAAAAAGCCTTTGAGCAAGTAAATGGCTCGGCAAAGCTGCCGGTGCTTCCGCTTTTAAAATACTCGGTGCGTATTAGCTTTGTGCTGATATTTATGGCTGCGAGTTATTTATTTTTTGGTTTAAGCACTTGGGCACTAGTGCTATCGGCATTATTGGGGCTGCTAGGCGCGCGTTTAGTTATCACCGAAGTTAGCGATAAACTGATTCGTAAGGCGCTTAAATCCCTCTTGAGCGAATGAGTGAATTGTTGATTTTTATCAAATGCTTAGCCTACTTGTTTTAGTAGTCTCTTGAGACATTTTTTGCCTCAAGGAATAGAGCATGAGCAAGTGTGGCCAATGCCGTCAATTTACCCGTACTGCCGATAACCAAAAAGATTTGTGTGGCGCGTGGGAGCAACCTACCTTAGCAACACGAACCGCCTGTGATTTTTTTGCAGCTAAAAAGGCTTCGCGTAGCGCTACTTCGTTTAACCCTGAGCGTGACGACTGATTGAGTCTGTGGGCTGCATTGTCTACAATGACGCACTTTTTACGTATTTCAGGTATTGAACATGAGCGACAACAACGCTAAACCTGCTTTGCCAGATCACCTTGCGGGTAACCCTCGTAGCCCTCACCATGTAGCTGAGTGTTTTGAGCACGACATTGGCATTAAACTTAATGGCAAAGAGCGCACCGACGTTGAGGAATATTGCATGAGTGAAGGCTGGGTAAAAATCCCTTCACCTAAAGCAAAAGACCGTTTCGGCCAGCCAATGCTGATTAAACTAAAAGGCGAAGTTGAAGCGTTTTATAAGTAAGCTTCTTTTGTCTCAAGCCATGGAGCAACTTGCACTGTGGCTTACATTTCCCCTTTACTACCATTTAGCTTGTTAAGCTTTACCTCTGCGTTTTCCCTCATTTCCACTGTTTTCTTAATGCCTTAGAGAGTTTCTCTGTTTCTTCTCAGTTGATTGTTTTTGTGTGATTTTTCTATCGCTTGGTGTTGAGCGTATTCAGTTTAGGCTGTTCATTAGGCGTCACTATACGACTGCTTAGTTGACCTGGGTAGAATGTTCATTCTACAATTGCGGGTAGAATGAACACTCTACTTGATGGTAGTAATGATTGAACAACAGATCGCCGCACAACTTGAACAAGCTTTTAGTGATTATGGTTTTACTGAGCCAAGCGTAGCTAAATTGCAAAAAGCCTCAGGGGTAAGTTTGCGTACCCTTTATCGCTATTTCCCTTCCAAAGAATCCATGGTGATTGGCGCTTTGCAGCATAGACATGCTCGTTATATTGAGCTTTTGTCGGCCGAGCAAACAACCACGCGCAAAGACAGTTTATTAGCGATATTTAGTCAGCTAGAACAGTGGATGCAAACTCAAGCGCCAAAGGGTTGTATGTCGATGAGTGCATTGGCGGCGTATCCCGACAACAGCTTAATCAGCGAAGCGGTAAAGCAACATAAGCAAGATCTGCTGGCCCTGTTTGTAACACTGTGTGGCGATGAAGCATTAGCCATGCAAGTCTTTTTACTGCATGAAGGCTTAAGCGCTGCGTGGCCGGTAATTGGTGCCTCGAGCTTTGAGACGGCTCAACTCACTTTAGAACAACTTTTAGGTAACTGGTAATGACTACTCTTCCCAAAACAATGTGCGCCGTGCAAATGACTGGCCACGGTGATACCGACAAACTGAGCTACCGAACCGACATAGCACTGCCAAACATTGGCGCGCGCGAGGTATTAGTGAAAGTAGCCGCCGCTGGGGTAAACAATACCGACATCAATACCCGTATTGGTTGGTACTCAAAAAGTGACGATGCAGAAGACGCCAGTTGGTCCAGCGAGGCTTTGCAATTTCCGCGTATTCAGGGGGCTGATGTGTGTGGTTACATTGTTGCCGTGGGCGAACAAGTTGATGCGAGTCGAGTAGGCGAGCGAGTATTAATTGAGCCGTGCTTACGTGAAGTAAATGGCACAGAGCCAGAACAAGCCAGGTACTTTGGCTCTGAGTGTGATGGTGGTTTTGCCGAATATAGCAAGGTTGCGGCTCGCCATGCTTACCAGATTAACAGCGACTACAGCGATGCTGAGTTAGCCTCTTTCCCATGTTCTTATTCTACTGCCGAAAACCTACTAACGCGGGCGCAAGTAAAAGCGGGGGATCGGGTATTAATTACTGGTGCCTCTGGCGGTGTTGGCTCGGCTGCTATTCAGCTAGCTAAAGCGCGTGGCGCTTATGTAATGGCCTTAACCAGTGCGTCTAAGCAGCAAAAAATTAGCCAGTTGGGTGTAGATGAAATAGTACTTCGTAGTGAAAAACTTAGCGATGTTGTGCCAGCCAATAGCGTAGATGTAGTAATTGATTTAGTGGCGGGGGATTTGTTCCCACAGCTGCTCGAAGTGCTTCGCTCCAAAGGTCGTTATGCGGTGTCTGGTGCCATTGGTGGAGCCATGGTTGAGCTAGATGTACGCACACTTTATCTCAAAGACCTGAGCTTTTTTGGTGGTACGGTGATCGAGCCAGAGGTATTTGGCAACTTGATTAAGCGTATAGAGCAACAAGAAGTAGCGCCGCTGGTGGCCCATACCTTCCCGCTTAAAGAAATTGTAGCGGCTCAAAGCAAGTTTCTAGAAAAGCAGTTCTTAGGCAAAATTGTGCTTACAGTTTAACTTGCTAGGCCAAGCTAGCACCTTTGCTTAGCTTGGCCGATTTGCCATTAACCAAGCAGCGCAAGAGCGCGACCAAAATGAAATAACGAGTGTATTTTTGTAGGCTATGGGGTAAGTAAATACGTGAATAAAAAGCCGACTTTAGTCGGCATTATAGAGGCTGCAATTATCTAGATAAATTAGTTGGCTTTCATTTTTGCCGAGAATATCTCAAAGCTTTTCGCTTCAAGGGCTAAATTGCATCTAGAAAACGACTTTATGTAATCGGTTATATATAAGTTGTTTTGCTTATCTATTCCAAAAGATGTTGCTTGGGCCTTGCAAGCAGAATCCGACTTAAGGCTATTTTCGATAAAAAAGACATACATACCATTTACATATAAAGTTTTGGGAACGTTAGTCTTTCCGTGTGTCATTATTGAACACTGACCTTCCTGAGAGAAAGCAGGTTCAATCGTTTTTGTTATTCCATCTGTTTCAACAACGAGATTGCAATTGGCTTGTAATTCTACTTTTGAATCAAATACTTCTAGTGCCGCGGTGTTGCCAACCAAACTGAAGCTAAGTGTAATAAGGCACAGTGAGAAATTTTTCATTAAGTGATGCTCCAAAACCAAATCGTTTCGGCATCCCAATAGTGGCTGCCAACAGCATCCGTTTTATTCCACAAGTCAATGTGCCCTTGGCCATCAAAGCCCGGTATGTTCATAAAACAAATTATTCCTGTTTCGGATTTGATATCGTCTGGGACTACAGCATTTGGCGTGCCATTCCACCCTTTCGTTCTGGTACCTAATACACTAGGTTTCGAAAGCACAGATGCCAAATCTTGCGCACCTCGCAAGTAACCATGAGGGCACTTATTTTTAGCTGATCCTTTAAAGCGTGCTAAGAATAAACTATTTGTTTTTACTAAAGCTTCACTCATTCTTATTGCACACGTATTCGGGAAATACATCGTACAATCATGGGCATCATAGGAATAAGGTGAGTAGTTATTTTTTAAGTTACGAAATGCTATGTTGATCATGCTAACTCCTTTTGTATCTTAAAATTAACAGAAGGTAAGCTTTAAGAGAACCCCTAGTGATTGATTTATTATTAATTTCGCTTAACTCTTAAACTTTGAATGAAGTATCAACTCGTAGCTCTCAGCTTGAATGGAGTTTGTCATGGTAAAGACTTTACAAATAGACTCGTTTCTTAAGACGATAATTTGCTGTTTTCTATGTTTAATTGCTCTTGCCGCCAAAGCAGAGCGGTTGTCGACATTTGCCAGCCAAGACCAGTCTTTCGAGCTGGAAAAGCTCATTCAAGTCCCAGGTGTGCCTTGGGGTATGGCTTGGCTAAACAGCAATACACTTATCGTAACCTTGCGTCGTGGCGAGTTAGTAAGCGTTAACCTCACTAAAGCAAAGCAAGGTAAACAGGCTTGGCAAAACATTAGCGGTTTGCCAGCTGTTTGGGCGCAAGGGCAGGGTGGTTTACTCGACGTGGTAAAAGGCCCCGATGGCTACTTTTATTTCACCTACAGCAAACCACAAAATGGCAGTGGAGTGACTACCTTAGCTAAGGCTCAAATTCAGCAAAACGAGATTGGCCAAGTCAGTATGAGTGCTTGGCAGGATGTGTTTATTAGTGACTCTGCCAGTTCAAGTAATCGCCATTATGGTAGCCGCATCACATTTGATGACTCGTATATCTACTTTTCGATAGGGGATAGAGGCGACCGCGACAATGGCCAAAACACCCTTAACCATGCAGCTACCATTGTGCGCTTGAACCTTGACGGCAGCGTACCTAGTAACAATCCCTTTGTGGCCAATAAAAAGGTAGCCGACGCCATTTATAGCTATGGTCACCGTAATCCCCAAGGCCTAGCTTATGATACTAAACATCAGCATGTGTGGGCGATTGAGCACGGCCCGCGCGGAGGCGATGAACTTAATTTACTTGAAGCTGGAGCCAATTATGGCTGGCCAATCACCTCTCACGGTAAAGAGTACTGGGGGCCGTTAAAAGTAGGTGAAGCAGAAACTAAAGAGGGGATAAACTCACCGCTAAAAGTATACGTGCCTTCCATAGCTCCAGGCTCGCTGCTTTACTATTCGGGAGAGGCTTTTCCAGCATGGCAAGGTGACTTGTTTAGTGGTGCCTTAAAGTTACAACACCTTAACCGAATTATCATGGACGAAAACGGCATGCCAGCGGGCGAAGAGCGGCTGCTTGAAGATCTTAATGAGCGAGTGCGCGCGCTGCTTAGCGACAGCCAAGGAAACCTCTACTTTAGTGCCGACAGCGGCAACTTGTACAAGATAAGCCCAGCGCGCTAAGGCTGGGTCTACGCTGCTTGAGCGTAAGAATTTAACAAAACTCCTGCCACTATTTTAGCCTGCTTGGCCGAGGCTAAATCGTTAGTGGTGTGAGCGCCTACTATCGCGCCATCGGCTAAAATAGCTAGCTGCTTGGCGGTTTCTAAAGGCTGGGGAAGTGCTAACTCACTTAGCTGCTTTTCAATCAGTTTTATCACTAAATTTTTGTGCTCGGTACAAGCTATGTGTACTGGGTTGTCGGCTTGATGGTATTCGGCAGAGGCATTAATAAACATGCAGCCAAAAAAATCATCAGAGTTTATCCAGCCATCTAATGCATCAAAAAAGGCCATAATGCGCGCTAGCTGAGGCGAACATTGTTGCTTAGGGGCCAGTCGCTCAATGCTGTTTTCTAACAAACTTAATAGCTGCTGATCTCGGCGATACAAACAAGCTACAATAAGATCTTCCTTCGACTTAAAGTGGTTGTATAAGGTTTTTTTTGCCACCCCAGATTCTGCCAAAATAGTATCAATACCAGTTGCTCTAAAACCATGTTGGTAAAAAAGCCCTTGGGCAGTGTCGATCAGTAAATCTCGTTTAGTGCTAGCCATATTAATTCCCAATTGCGTCCGCTAAGTATACCGCTCTGTCTCTTTGTTCAGCAAATCTTCTTGTTCACAAATTCTTAATTAATTATTTGGTAATAAAAACAATAGCTTGAATTGTTTCCGTTAGATTTCTTATCACTTTGGTTTATATTTTTATTGACATAGACAGGTCTGTCTCCTAATTTATTTAACAAGTAGACAGATTTGTATACCTTTGGGTTTGAGTAATAGCTAGCCACGTATAGGGCTTGGCAAATACCAATTTGTGTATACAGCTGTGGGAAAACCTATTTTGGAAAATTTTTTCGGAAATAAGCGTTAAACAATAAGGACAACACCATGATTAAGCTTTACGATTTTGAACTATCTGGCCATGCGCATCGCGTTCGATTAATGCTGGGTTTAATAAACCAGCCTTATCAGAAAGTCGCTATTAACCTCGCTCAAGGTGAGCATAAACAGCCAGCATTTAAGGCTTTAAATCCCTTCTCGCTAGTCCCTGTTTTGGAAGATGATGGCCTAGTGATTCGCGACTCTATCGCCATTATTACCCACCTAGCTAATACTTATGCACCCAGCTGGAACCCTAAATCTAGCGAGCAGCAAGCACAGGTTCAACAGTGGTTAGCCTTAGCGGCGCG
This genomic interval carries:
- a CDS encoding alcohol dehydrogenase family protein — translated: MTTLPKTMCAVQMTGHGDTDKLSYRTDIALPNIGAREVLVKVAAAGVNNTDINTRIGWYSKSDDAEDASWSSEALQFPRIQGADVCGYIVAVGEQVDASRVGERVLIEPCLREVNGTEPEQARYFGSECDGGFAEYSKVAARHAYQINSDYSDAELASFPCSYSTAENLLTRAQVKAGDRVLITGASGGVGSAAIQLAKARGAYVMALTSASKQQKISQLGVDEIVLRSEKLSDVVPANSVDVVIDLVAGDLFPQLLEVLRSKGRYAVSGAIGGAMVELDVRTLYLKDLSFFGGTVIEPEVFGNLIKRIEQQEVAPLVAHTFPLKEIVAAQSKFLEKQFLGKIVLTV
- a CDS encoding T6SS effector amidase Tae4 family protein translates to MINIAFRNLKNNYSPYSYDAHDCTMYFPNTCAIRMSEALVKTNSLFLARFKGSAKNKCPHGYLRGAQDLASVLSKPSVLGTRTKGWNGTPNAVVPDDIKSETGIICFMNIPGFDGQGHIDLWNKTDAVGSHYWDAETIWFWSIT
- a CDS encoding PQQ-dependent sugar dehydrogenase translates to MVKTLQIDSFLKTIICCFLCLIALAAKAERLSTFASQDQSFELEKLIQVPGVPWGMAWLNSNTLIVTLRRGELVSVNLTKAKQGKQAWQNISGLPAVWAQGQGGLLDVVKGPDGYFYFTYSKPQNGSGVTTLAKAQIQQNEIGQVSMSAWQDVFISDSASSSNRHYGSRITFDDSYIYFSIGDRGDRDNGQNTLNHAATIVRLNLDGSVPSNNPFVANKKVADAIYSYGHRNPQGLAYDTKHQHVWAIEHGPRGGDELNLLEAGANYGWPITSHGKEYWGPLKVGEAETKEGINSPLKVYVPSIAPGSLLYYSGEAFPAWQGDLFSGALKLQHLNRIIMDENGMPAGEERLLEDLNERVRALLSDSQGNLYFSADSGNLYKISPAR
- a CDS encoding TetR/AcrR family transcriptional regulator, which gives rise to MASTKRDLLIDTAQGLFYQHGFRATGIDTILAESGVAKKTLYNHFKSKEDLIVACLYRRDQQLLSLLENSIERLAPKQQCSPQLARIMAFFDALDGWINSDDFFGCMFINASAEYHQADNPVHIACTEHKNLVIKLIEKQLSELALPQPLETAKQLAILADGAIVGAHTTNDLASAKQAKIVAGVLLNSYAQAA